In Betaproteobacteria bacterium, the genomic window TTCCTTCCAGACCAGCACACTGCCCTTGCCGCTTGCGACCTCGCCGAGCGTCATGCCGCGCAAGGTGACGGCGAGCGCCTGGCAGCCAGTATTGCCCGATTGGCCGGCCAGTATCGGCAGGAACAGCGCCAGGATCACCAGGCGATCGACCGTCTCCTGGAACAGCGCCACCACCGCCCCGGCGGCGAACGCAGTCAGCAGGTTCAACTGCAGCCAGGGATGGCGGTACTTGAAGCTTTGCCCGATCGGCGTGGTGAGCCGTTCCTCCTTCTCCACCCCGAAGGTCGTGCCGACCTGGGCCGTGATCTCGATCGCCTGCTCCTCGAACATCGCCTGCCCGCGCACGAGCCCGAGCAGCGTTCCGTGCGCATCGCACACCGGATAGACCGGATAGTGTCGATCCAGCACCTGCTTCATCGCATCGTTGAGCGTGGTTTCGGGCGAGAGCGTGAAGACGTTGCGCAGCGTCACGCTCACGCTTTCCAGCCGCATGCTTTCGTCGGCGAACAGGAGGTCGCGCATGGTGACGAGCCCGCAAAGCCTGCCCTGGTCGTCGACGACGTAGACGTAGGTCACGAATGCGACCTTGACCAGCGCGCGCAGCCGCTCGATCGTCTCGCCCACCGTCATGCCGGGGCGGAACATGGCGTAGGCGGGCTCCATGAGCCGCCCGATGCTGTCTTGCGAATAGGCGCCATTACGCTGCCATTGCCGGGCGAGCTCGGGCGAAACCCAGTCGGTTACGGCAGCGACGGTTTCTGCCGGCAGCGCTTCCAGGATGTCCTGGGCGAATCCGGGATTGAGCGCCATGAGTGCCGCTGCAACCACGTTGGCCGGGTGCCCGGCGAACAGCTCGGCCGCCTCGTGCGGCGGGCGCAATTTGGCTTCGGCAACCAGGGACCGGTGCGGCGGTTCCTGGAGCTCGGCCGTGGTGGCCGCGGAATCGGAATGCACGTTGGCTCCCTGATTTCGTTTTGAGCCGCAAACATACTTTGCGGGCGCCGCAGCGGCAACTGAAATATGTCAGGGAGCTGAATGCGCGACGCGCCTCCGCTTCGCTACGAGGGGCGAAGGGAAGCGATAGTCATTCCCCTTCAGACAAGGAGGGGCCGGGGCGCGACAATGTCGCGGACGGGGGTGGTCTCGACCTCGCTACGCCGCGACGGCCAGATCGTTCGATGCGACGCAAGCCGTCACGACCTCGCCGCTGACCGTCTCGTGCTCGAGCAGTTGCGCGGTGAGCAGATCGAGCGCATGGCGGTGGACGCGCAGCAGCGCCGCGCATTCCTGTTCGAGATCCTTGATGAGATCGCGTGCTTCGCCGATCGCTTCCTGGCTGGTGGCGAGCGGCCGGTCGCGTTCGGGGATTCCCGCGTAGCTGAAGGGACCTAGCCGCTTGCCGAAACCGAACTCGGTCACCATGCGGTAGGCCATGTTGGAGACGCGCTCCAGGTCGTTGGCGGCGCCGGTCGACACTGTCCCGAGTACCAGCATTTCCGCGCCGCGACCGCCGAGCAGCATCGCCATGCGCGCGCGCATCTCCGGCTCGCTCTGCAGGCTGACGTCCTGGTCGTTGGTCACCAGCGTCACGCCGAGTGCCCGGCCGCGCTTGAGGATGCTCACCTTTTCCACCATGCCGACATCGAGCAGCTTGGCGAGGATCGCGTGCCCGGCTTCGTGCACCGCGATGCGATTGCGCTCGCCGGCATCGAGTGCGGCACGGCCGGCCTCGCTGGAGCCGCCCATGAGATGCTGCTCCAGCATGCGCTGCAGGTGCGTCCGGGTCACCGCCTCGGCGCCTTCCTTGGCGGCCATGAGGCCCGCGGCGTTGACGACGTTGGCGATGGCAGCCGGCGGCAGGCCGCTCGAGATGCGCGCCAGCTGGCGGAAATCCAGCTCCCCCGCAGTACGCAGCGCCTTCGCGTGCAGCGCGAACAGCGCCTCGCGCTCGTCCACGTCCGGCAGCCCGAGATGGCAGGTGCGGTCGAACCGGCCGGCGCGGATCAGCGCCGGATCGAGGTTGGCCACGTTGTTGGTCGCGCCCAGGACGACGATGCCCGAGCTTGGCGTGAAGCCGTCGAGCTCCACCAGGATCGCATTGATGATGCGGTTGTTCTCGGTTTCGCCCGCCGAGGCGCCGCCCGAGCGCTTGCCCAGCCCGTCGATCTCGTCGATGAAGACCACGCACGGCGCCTGAGCCCGTGCAGCGGCGAAAAGCTTCTTCACCCGGCGCACGCCGACGCCGAGAAACATGTCGGTGAAATCGCTGCCTGAAAGGGCGATGAAAGGCACGCCGGCTTCACCGGCCACGGCGCGAGCGAGCAGCGTTTTGCCACAGCCGAAGTGACCTTCCAGCACGACACCCTTGGGGGGCTTGGCGCCGAGCTGGGCGAACTTGGCGGGGTTGCGCAGATAGGCGACGATGTCCTGCAGCGCTTCCTTGGCCTCGTCGACGCCGATCACGTCGCAGAAGCGCGTGCCGGGACGCGAGGCCGTCTTGAAGCCGCCGGCGCCGCGCCCCGGGTTCATGTAGAGCAGCATGCCGATGAAGGCGAGCGGCAGCAGCAGCGAGAGCCAGGCCGGATCGATCTTGCGCGCGAAGGTGGTGAGCGGCGGACCGGGCGGCTGGACCGAACCGAGGGCGAAGATCTCCGGCGCGTGGGCGCCGAGGTC contains:
- a CDS encoding CBS domain-containing protein — encoded protein: MALNPGFAQDILEALPAETVAAVTDWVSPELARQWQRNGAYSQDSIGRLMEPAYAMFRPGMTVGETIERLRALVKVAFVTYVYVVDDQGRLCGLVTMRDLLFADESMRLESVSVTLRNVFTLSPETTLNDAMKQVLDRHYPVYPVCDAHGTLLGLVRGQAMFEEQAIEITAQVGTTFGVEKEERLTTPIGQSFKYRHPWLQLNLLTAFAAGAVVALFQETVDRLVILALFLPILAGQSGNTGCQALAVTLRGMTLGEVASGKGSVLVWKEAWLGFYNGSLTGLVAGIGMFAVALYQENPNALLLAIVVWLALVGACVVSGICGALIPMTLKRFGLDPATASSIFLTTATDVVSMGMLLGLAAFLVR
- a CDS encoding AAA family ATPase, whose translation is MTDRSVAAARAVATPGYRKLPSRRAKQRMLGSSLRTVLHDSTDHRASRVRGRPRRRGRCARSPTLIMSLMKHKKLLLRVLAAASIVAVGTLAWYTIHAPERARNPLAVSMESDSASYFAAERDLTALAQDARSGAAAGIGLSAEYVLVSRHDGTRYYVRTDAQRALVTELLKGDLGAHAPEIFALGSVQPPGPPLTTFARKIDPAWLSLLLPLAFIGMLLYMNPGRGAGGFKTASRPGTRFCDVIGVDEAKEALQDIVAYLRNPAKFAQLGAKPPKGVVLEGHFGCGKTLLARAVAGEAGVPFIALSGSDFTDMFLGVGVRRVKKLFAAARAQAPCVVFIDEIDGLGKRSGGASAGETENNRIINAILVELDGFTPSSGIVVLGATNNVANLDPALIRAGRFDRTCHLGLPDVDEREALFALHAKALRTAGELDFRQLARISSGLPPAAIANVVNAAGLMAAKEGAEAVTRTHLQRMLEQHLMGGSSEAGRAALDAGERNRIAVHEAGHAILAKLLDVGMVEKVSILKRGRALGVTLVTNDQDVSLQSEPEMRARMAMLLGGRGAEMLVLGTVSTGAANDLERVSNMAYRMVTEFGFGKRLGPFSYAGIPERDRPLATSQEAIGEARDLIKDLEQECAALLRVHRHALDLLTAQLLEHETVSGEVVTACVASNDLAVAA